A stretch of the Actinomyces qiguomingii genome encodes the following:
- a CDS encoding N-acetylmannosamine-6-phosphate 2-epimerase, which translates to MPTLDPVLERLRGGLIVSAQAYPGEPMRDPRTMDQIARACVAGGAVGIRAQGLADLTLITQHVDVPVIGLWKDGHEGVFITPTLTHAIAVAATGAQIVALDGTRRPRPDGLDLARTITELKAARPGVLVMADCGSLDDARAAQDAGADILGTTLAGYTGERPRTTGPDVELIDLIAPIAQVPLIVEGRVHTPGQAALAIDHGAFAVVVGTAITHPTTITSWFVDAVAGR; encoded by the coding sequence ATGCCCACCCTCGACCCCGTGCTTGAGCGCCTGCGCGGAGGCCTGATCGTTTCCGCCCAGGCCTATCCCGGTGAGCCCATGCGCGACCCGCGCACCATGGATCAGATCGCCAGGGCCTGCGTGGCCGGCGGCGCCGTCGGCATCCGCGCCCAGGGCCTGGCGGATCTGACTCTGATCACCCAGCACGTGGATGTGCCCGTCATCGGACTGTGGAAGGACGGCCACGAGGGCGTGTTCATCACCCCCACCCTCACCCATGCGATCGCCGTGGCTGCCACCGGCGCCCAGATCGTCGCCCTGGACGGAACCCGCAGGCCCCGGCCCGACGGACTCGACCTGGCCCGTACGATCACCGAGTTGAAGGCGGCCCGCCCGGGCGTGCTGGTAATGGCCGACTGCGGCAGTCTGGACGACGCCCGTGCCGCCCAGGACGCCGGCGCGGACATCCTGGGCACCACCCTGGCCGGATACACCGGGGAACGGCCCAGGACCACGGGCCCGGACGTAGAACTGATCGATCTGATCGCACCGATCGCCCAGGTGCCGCTCATTGTGGAGGGACGCGTGCATACGCCCGGCCAGGCGGCACTGGCGATCGACCACGGCGCCTTCGCCGTTGTGGTCGGAACCGCAATCACCCACCCGACAACCATCACCTCCTGGTTCGTCGACGCCGTCGCCGGAAGGTGA
- a CDS encoding DUF3039 domain-containing protein: MRQLTARPQVSTDPAGPGSPGEPVGEPAQSSGTAVLEREELKSTDDGDADRFAHYVRKDKIAAAATTGRPVVALCGKVWTPGRDPSKYPVCPTCKQIYEQMRPGGDGGQGGSGPRRPRFPFGRGGR; the protein is encoded by the coding sequence ATGCGTCAGCTCACCGCCAGGCCTCAGGTCAGTACCGACCCCGCCGGACCCGGTTCCCCCGGCGAGCCGGTGGGTGAACCCGCACAGTCGTCCGGAACCGCCGTCCTCGAACGCGAGGAGCTCAAGTCCACTGACGACGGCGATGCTGACCGCTTCGCCCACTATGTGCGCAAGGACAAGATCGCGGCCGCGGCCACCACCGGGCGTCCCGTCGTAGCCCTGTGCGGGAAGGTGTGGACGCCCGGGCGCGACCCGTCGAAGTACCCGGTGTGTCCCACCTGCAAGCAGATCTACGAGCAGATGCGTCCCGGCGGCGACGGCGGCCAAGGCGGCTCCGGTCCGCGGCGCCCCCGCTTCCCCTTCGGACGAGGCGGTCGGTGA
- a CDS encoding ATP-binding cassette domain-containing protein, which yields MPTDKYTDWNPETDPVVELRHAHVIHKSRTGKLFRPDTVHAVNDVSLKVMRGQTLGLVGESGCGKSTTARVMTGLQPPTRGEVFFKGRRLGHSAADRRALGRSVSVVFQDPATALNPRMIVHDTLIDPLNVHGIGTPREREAKVRDLLHLVGLPPSALDVLPRQISGGQRQRVAIARALALDPDIIVADEPTSALDVSVRAQVLNLLQDLKAALGLGLVFISHDINTVRYVSDSIAVMYFGKILELNTTAEIFAHPQQEYTRTLLGAVPSLLQA from the coding sequence ATGCCCACCGACAAGTACACCGACTGGAACCCAGAGACCGACCCGGTAGTCGAACTGCGCCATGCCCATGTGATCCACAAGTCGCGCACCGGCAAGCTCTTCCGGCCCGACACGGTACACGCCGTCAACGACGTGTCCTTGAAGGTCATGCGCGGTCAGACACTGGGGCTGGTGGGTGAGTCCGGCTGTGGGAAGTCCACCACCGCCCGCGTCATGACCGGACTGCAGCCGCCCACCCGCGGTGAGGTCTTCTTCAAGGGCCGCCGACTCGGGCACTCCGCCGCCGACCGGCGCGCCCTGGGGCGCTCGGTGTCCGTCGTCTTCCAGGACCCGGCCACCGCCCTGAATCCGCGGATGATTGTGCACGACACGCTTATCGACCCCCTCAACGTCCACGGCATCGGCACGCCCCGTGAGCGTGAGGCCAAGGTCCGTGATCTGCTGCACCTAGTGGGTTTGCCGCCCAGCGCCCTGGACGTGCTGCCCCGCCAGATCTCCGGCGGCCAGCGCCAGCGGGTGGCCATCGCCCGGGCGCTGGCCCTGGACCCGGACATCATCGTTGCCGACGAGCCCACCTCCGCCCTGGACGTGTCCGTGCGAGCCCAGGTCCTGAACCTTTTGCAGGACCTCAAGGCCGCACTCGGTCTGGGCCTGGTGTTCATCAGCCATGACATCAATACGGTCCGCTACGTCTCCGACTCCATCGCGGTCATGTACTTCGGGAAGATCCTGGAGCTGAACACGACCGCTGAGATCTTCGCCCATCCCCAGCAGGAGTACACGCGCACCCTCCTAGGCGCCGTGCCCTCTCTGCTTCAGGCCTGA
- a CDS encoding transporter, protein MVATLVRLRWRITLNALRSNVWAAIGLLLGTAGAVSLLAPLAAGAAALGRFTSPTTVTVVLGAAGSLIVIGWTLMPLLVSGMDATLDPRAMAAWTAPSWQLTVGLTAAGAAGVPGIVTGLALLAPALTWAAAGRVDAVVLALLLAPAALVTGVMLGRSVVVGVGAASSRRGRDLLAVLGSIVVMVLALLPSLLSNILDMERLEFDGLVGIARVMGLTPFGWALAAPGYLAQGQVMTAVLLAVGALMLPLVLLPIWHRVVVRVMTGTTHTRRHSRAYRVREVAGGDDGAAQPEVLPWQRRLARISSGPTAAVAARCLRYWRTDPRYLAQIVVLVMIIALLAGMIGANLTNVVNSDPNTTTVMLIGIGLGPGRAPGTLFMLGPVAALMCGWMIHDDLAFDSTALWTHLAAGLPGRSDRLGRALAAATWQLPLVIAVLLACGWGTGNWHEAPAYLGLSLGMYGVALAWSSLTSVLLPYETNPPGESPLKSRTSGTAFVAALLQMLGVLAIVAGCVPLIAPLIVIAIHDSWRWGWLLLAGGVLWGGAAAWGGTFLGGRLLDRRYVRLLATIRSWSGHDVA, encoded by the coding sequence ATGGTTGCGACCCTCGTCCGCCTGAGGTGGCGAATCACCCTCAATGCACTGCGCAGCAACGTTTGGGCCGCAATAGGTCTGCTCCTGGGCACCGCCGGAGCGGTCTCGCTGCTCGCTCCGCTGGCGGCCGGCGCCGCCGCCCTGGGACGATTCACGTCCCCAACCACCGTCACCGTCGTACTCGGCGCCGCGGGATCTTTGATCGTGATCGGCTGGACCCTGATGCCGCTGCTGGTCTCCGGAATGGACGCCACCCTGGACCCGCGCGCCATGGCCGCCTGGACGGCACCCTCATGGCAACTGACAGTGGGACTGACCGCGGCCGGAGCAGCCGGAGTGCCGGGCATAGTCACCGGCCTGGCCTTGCTCGCCCCCGCCCTGACCTGGGCGGCCGCAGGGCGAGTTGACGCCGTCGTGCTCGCGCTGCTGCTCGCCCCCGCAGCCCTGGTGACCGGCGTGATGCTGGGGCGCAGCGTCGTCGTCGGCGTTGGGGCCGCCTCCTCCCGACGAGGCCGTGACCTGCTCGCCGTCCTCGGCTCCATCGTGGTGATGGTCCTCGCCCTGCTGCCCTCCCTGCTGAGCAACATACTGGACATGGAGCGACTGGAGTTCGATGGCCTCGTCGGGATCGCCAGAGTAATGGGCCTGACCCCCTTCGGCTGGGCGCTAGCCGCACCCGGCTACCTCGCCCAGGGGCAGGTGATGACGGCGGTGTTGCTAGCCGTGGGCGCCCTGATGCTGCCGCTGGTTCTGCTGCCGATCTGGCATCGCGTGGTGGTCCGCGTCATGACCGGGACCACCCACACGCGGCGACACTCGCGCGCCTACCGCGTCCGTGAGGTGGCGGGCGGGGACGACGGCGCTGCGCAGCCCGAGGTGCTGCCCTGGCAGCGCCGCCTGGCCCGCATCAGCTCGGGCCCGACGGCGGCGGTGGCGGCACGCTGCCTGCGCTACTGGCGCACCGACCCGCGCTACCTGGCGCAGATCGTGGTGCTTGTGATGATCATCGCGCTGCTCGCCGGCATGATCGGCGCCAACCTCACCAACGTGGTGAACTCCGACCCCAACACAACGACGGTGATGCTCATCGGCATCGGCCTGGGCCCGGGGCGAGCACCCGGTACGCTGTTCATGCTGGGACCGGTCGCCGCGCTGATGTGCGGCTGGATGATTCACGACGACCTGGCCTTCGACTCCACCGCCCTATGGACCCATCTGGCCGCCGGCCTGCCCGGGCGCAGTGACAGGCTGGGGCGCGCGCTCGCAGCTGCCACCTGGCAGTTGCCGTTGGTGATCGCCGTCCTACTGGCGTGCGGATGGGGCACCGGCAACTGGCATGAGGCGCCTGCCTATTTGGGATTGAGCCTGGGCATGTACGGCGTCGCTCTGGCGTGGTCGAGTCTGACCAGCGTGCTGCTGCCCTATGAGACGAATCCGCCGGGGGAGAGCCCCTTGAAATCGCGCACCTCCGGAACCGCATTCGTCGCGGCTCTGCTGCAGATGCTGGGAGTGCTGGCCATTGTGGCCGGCTGTGTGCCCCTGATCGCACCCCTGATCGTCATCGCGATCCACGACTCTTGGCGGTGGGGCTGGCTCCTGCTCGCGGGGGGCGTGCTGTGGGGCGGGGCGGCCGCCTGGGGCGGGACGTTCCTGGGAGGGCGCCTGCTTGACCGGCGCTACGTGCGTCTGCTCGCCACAATCCGCTCCTGGTCCGGACACGACGTCGCCTGA
- a CDS encoding nicotinate phosphoribosyltransferase: MTANPRQVHASPASSTALLTDMYELTMLQAALRAGVAERASVFELFGRTLPASRRFGVVAGVGRLLDAIERFTFTDAQVDYLHRAGIVDSDTIDFLRSYRFSGTIRGYAEGECYFSGSPLLTVEGTFAEACILETLALSIYNYDCAVAAAASRMTIAAHGRPCVEFGARRAHERAAVSAARAAIVGGFVGTSDLEAGMRYGIPTFGTSAHSFTLLHDTEEEAFTSQVTSLGPGTTILVDTYDIEHGVARAVAAARAGGGELGAVRLDSGDLVAEAFKVRAQLDSLGATTTKITVTNDLDEYAIAALGAAPVDSYGVGTKLVTGSGRPTAALVYKLVERAGADGRMHQVAKFSTGGKSTVGGRKWAGRVLNGAGSATEELIISARSEADALDALDKAQARPLQVDLVRDGVIVEEHRGPEALAAAAERHQVARAELPYDGWRLSEGDPAIPTRHVDLDNRQALRG, translated from the coding sequence ATGACAGCCAATCCACGGCAGGTTCACGCCTCGCCCGCTTCCAGCACCGCCCTGCTAACGGACATGTACGAGTTGACCATGTTGCAGGCTGCGCTGCGCGCAGGCGTGGCCGAGCGAGCCAGCGTATTCGAGCTGTTCGGTCGCACCCTGCCGGCCTCGCGCCGCTTCGGCGTGGTCGCCGGAGTAGGCCGGCTCCTGGACGCCATTGAGCGCTTCACCTTTACCGACGCCCAGGTCGACTATCTGCACCGCGCCGGCATCGTCGATAGCGACACCATCGACTTTCTGCGCTCCTACCGATTCTCCGGGACGATCCGCGGCTACGCCGAGGGCGAGTGTTACTTCTCCGGCTCCCCACTGCTCACCGTGGAGGGCACCTTCGCCGAGGCCTGCATCCTGGAGACCCTGGCCCTGTCCATCTACAACTACGACTGTGCGGTGGCGGCGGCCGCGTCCCGCATGACCATCGCCGCCCACGGACGGCCCTGTGTGGAGTTCGGAGCGCGCCGGGCCCATGAACGGGCGGCGGTGTCCGCGGCCAGGGCGGCCATCGTCGGCGGATTCGTGGGCACCAGTGATCTGGAGGCGGGCATGCGCTACGGCATCCCCACTTTTGGCACCTCCGCCCACTCCTTCACCCTACTGCACGACACCGAGGAGGAGGCCTTCACCTCTCAAGTGACCAGCCTGGGCCCGGGCACCACCATCCTGGTAGACACCTATGACATCGAACACGGCGTGGCCCGGGCGGTGGCGGCGGCACGTGCCGGCGGCGGTGAGCTGGGGGCGGTGCGCCTGGACTCGGGCGATCTGGTGGCCGAGGCCTTCAAGGTGCGCGCCCAATTGGACTCCCTGGGGGCGACGACGACGAAGATCACCGTCACCAACGATCTGGACGAGTACGCGATCGCAGCCCTGGGTGCGGCCCCGGTCGACTCCTACGGGGTGGGAACCAAGCTGGTCACCGGTTCGGGTCGGCCGACGGCGGCACTGGTGTACAAGCTGGTTGAACGCGCCGGTGCCGATGGTCGGATGCATCAGGTCGCCAAGTTCTCCACCGGCGGCAAGTCGACGGTCGGCGGCCGCAAATGGGCCGGCCGCGTGCTCAACGGCGCCGGCTCGGCCACCGAGGAGTTGATCATCTCGGCGCGCTCCGAGGCCGATGCCCTGGATGCCCTAGACAAGGCTCAGGCACGTCCGCTACAGGTGGATCTGGTGCGCGACGGCGTCATTGTGGAGGAGCACCGGGGCCCGGAGGCCTTGGCGGCTGCGGCCGAGCGCCATCAGGTGGCGCGCGCCGAACTGCCCTACGACGGCTGGCGTCTGAGCGAGGGCGACCCGGCGATCCCGACCCGGCACGTTGACCTCGACAACCGCCAGGCGCTGCGCGGCTGA
- a CDS encoding dihydrodipicolinate synthase family protein: protein MHTRFTGVIPPVITPFRHGEVDLASLDRVIDLLISSGVHGLFVGGSSGEVAYLTDSQRDTVIAAAVERAAGRVPVLAGAIDTTSRRVIEQAKRAEALGVDAVVATCPFYAINDAAEIADHFRAIAQALAVPLLAYDVPVRLNGRKLERDMLVRLGSEGVLAGVKDSSGDDVAFRRLVTANAAAGHPLVVLTGHECVVDGMLLLGADGCVPGYGNVEPRPYVEMWGAACAGRWDEARRIQDQLCAGFEIVYAPRGRSADATGIGAFKTVMAAQGTIDTNEMAFPVSALEGDARDGVLAIARARGLI from the coding sequence ATGCACACCCGCTTCACCGGCGTTATCCCCCCGGTCATCACCCCCTTCCGACACGGCGAGGTGGACCTCGCCTCGCTCGACCGCGTAATCGACCTCCTGATCTCCTCTGGCGTACACGGCCTGTTCGTCGGCGGCTCCTCGGGCGAGGTCGCCTATCTGACCGACTCTCAACGCGACACCGTCATCGCCGCCGCCGTAGAGCGCGCTGCCGGACGCGTGCCGGTTCTGGCCGGTGCGATCGACACCACCTCCCGCCGTGTCATTGAGCAGGCCAAACGGGCCGAAGCTCTCGGCGTAGACGCCGTCGTGGCCACCTGCCCCTTCTACGCCATCAACGATGCCGCCGAGATCGCCGACCACTTCCGCGCGATTGCGCAGGCCCTGGCCGTGCCACTGCTGGCCTACGACGTGCCCGTACGGCTGAACGGCAGGAAACTGGAACGGGACATGCTTGTGCGCCTGGGCTCCGAGGGTGTCCTTGCCGGCGTGAAGGACTCTTCGGGCGACGACGTCGCATTCCGCCGTCTGGTGACGGCCAACGCCGCCGCCGGGCACCCGCTGGTAGTACTGACTGGCCACGAGTGCGTCGTCGACGGCATGCTGCTGCTAGGCGCCGACGGCTGCGTACCCGGATACGGCAATGTCGAACCCCGCCCCTATGTGGAGATGTGGGGGGCCGCGTGCGCCGGCCGCTGGGATGAGGCCCGCCGCATCCAGGATCAGCTCTGCGCCGGATTTGAGATCGTTTACGCCCCTCGCGGGCGCTCGGCGGATGCCACCGGTATCGGCGCATTCAAGACCGTTATGGCGGCCCAGGGCACGATCGACACCAATGAGATGGCCTTCCCGGTGTCCGCCCTTGAGGGTGACGCCCGCGACGGCGTCCTGGCCATCGCCCGCGCCCGGGGTCTGATCTGA
- a CDS encoding HU family DNA-binding protein, which produces MSINRTELIAAIAEKAGLTKTDADAFLGAFQDVLVENVANGEAVKITGLMSVERVERAARTGRNPRTGEEIQIPAGHGVKLTAGSALKKAASGK; this is translated from the coding sequence ATGTCCATCAACCGCACCGAGCTCATCGCCGCCATCGCTGAGAAGGCCGGCCTGACCAAGACCGACGCCGATGCCTTCCTCGGCGCCTTCCAGGACGTCCTCGTTGAGAACGTCGCCAACGGCGAGGCTGTCAAGATCACGGGTCTGATGAGTGTCGAGCGCGTCGAGCGCGCCGCTCGTACCGGCCGCAACCCCCGCACCGGCGAGGAGATTCAGATTCCGGCCGGACATGGCGTGAAGCTGACCGCCGGGTCCGCCCTGAAGAAGGCCGCCTCCGGCAAGTGA
- the nagB gene encoding glucosamine-6-phosphate deaminase, producing MELVILDTAEEIASRAADVIESLLSDKPNAILGTATGSSPLPLYDELTRRCAAGRISFKDVTGFMLDEYVGLPEGHPERYATFMERNLRSRVDMAPGALHGPDALADDLEQACADYEAQMAAAGYCDLQILGIGADGHIGFNEPGGPLDSATHVDVLTEQTRSDNARFFDGDIDAVPTHCLTQGLGTIMKARKLVLIATGVNKAEAIAHLVEGEITPQWPATVMQNHPDALVLIDHAAAGLLKQR from the coding sequence ATGGAGCTCGTCATCCTCGACACGGCCGAAGAGATCGCCTCCCGCGCCGCCGACGTCATCGAATCCCTGCTCTCCGACAAGCCGAACGCCATCCTGGGCACCGCCACCGGCTCCAGCCCCCTGCCCCTGTACGACGAGCTCACCCGCCGCTGCGCCGCCGGCCGCATCTCCTTCAAGGACGTCACCGGCTTCATGCTCGACGAGTATGTCGGCCTGCCCGAGGGACACCCCGAGCGCTACGCCACCTTCATGGAGCGCAACCTGCGCTCGCGGGTGGACATGGCCCCCGGCGCCCTGCACGGCCCCGACGCGCTCGCGGATGACCTGGAGCAGGCCTGCGCCGACTACGAGGCACAGATGGCAGCGGCCGGCTACTGCGACCTGCAGATCCTGGGAATCGGCGCCGACGGGCACATCGGCTTCAACGAGCCCGGCGGGCCGCTGGACTCCGCCACCCACGTCGATGTGCTCACCGAGCAGACCCGCTCGGACAACGCCCGGTTCTTCGACGGCGACATCGACGCCGTCCCCACCCACTGCCTCACCCAGGGGCTGGGCACCATCATGAAGGCCCGCAAACTGGTCCTGATCGCCACCGGCGTCAACAAGGCGGAGGCCATCGCCCACCTGGTGGAGGGAGAGATCACTCCCCAGTGGCCGGCCACCGTCATGCAGAACCATCCCGATGCGCTCGTGCTCATCGACCACGCCGCCGCCGGTCTGCTCAAACAGCGCTGA
- a CDS encoding ABC transporter ATP-binding protein, with protein sequence MVTLPPVSATGQAETGSRSALVFDRLAKAFGQKVAVNLLSLSIPVGSLYGIVGPNGAGKTTTLSMATGLLRPDAGRALVHGVDVWNEPARAKSRLGVLPDGLRTFDRLSGLELVTYSGLLRGLKREVVLPRATQLLHVLDLWDAGSALVADYSAGMRKKVHLACALVHSPSVLVLDEPFEAVDPISAKTIQAILTDFTAAGGTVVISSHVMATVQRLCTHVAIIAQGRVVAAGTTAEVAAGEDLEDRFAQLVGAQTSREELSWLRPSSA encoded by the coding sequence ATGGTTACCTTGCCGCCCGTTTCCGCGACCGGACAGGCCGAGACTGGCTCGCGTTCCGCCCTGGTGTTCGACCGCCTGGCCAAGGCCTTCGGTCAGAAGGTAGCCGTCAATCTGCTCTCCCTGTCCATCCCCGTCGGCAGCCTTTATGGCATCGTCGGCCCCAACGGCGCCGGCAAGACCACCACGCTGTCTATGGCCACCGGACTGCTTCGGCCCGACGCCGGCCGTGCCCTGGTCCATGGCGTAGACGTGTGGAACGAACCCGCCCGCGCCAAGTCCCGGCTGGGCGTCCTGCCCGACGGGCTGCGCACCTTCGACCGCCTGAGCGGCCTGGAACTGGTCACCTACTCCGGGTTGCTGCGTGGCCTTAAGCGCGAGGTCGTCCTACCCCGCGCCACCCAGCTCCTGCATGTGCTGGACCTGTGGGACGCAGGCTCTGCCCTGGTGGCCGACTACTCCGCCGGCATGCGCAAGAAGGTGCACCTGGCTTGCGCCCTGGTCCACTCGCCCAGCGTGCTGGTGTTGGACGAGCCCTTCGAGGCGGTAGACCCCATCTCCGCCAAGACCATCCAGGCCATTCTCACCGACTTCACGGCCGCCGGCGGCACCGTCGTCATTTCCAGTCATGTCATGGCCACCGTGCAGCGCCTGTGCACCCATGTGGCCATCATCGCCCAGGGGCGCGTCGTCGCCGCCGGAACCACTGCTGAGGTGGCCGCCGGTGAGGACCTGGAGGACCGCTTCGCCCAGCTGGTCGGCGCACAGACCTCCCGGGAGGAGCTGTCATGGTTGCGACCCTCGTCCGCCTGA
- a CDS encoding DEAD/DEAH box helicase, with translation MPRDFLAVATPGAGKTTFALRIATELLTAADVHKVTVVCPTEHLKYQWAEAAARVGIRIDPSYTNSQGALGSQFDGVAVTYAQVAANPNLHRARTDRTRTLVVLDEIHHGGDARSWGDAIREAFTPARRRLSLTGTPFRSDESPIPFVTYTEEAGGIKRSRADYSYGYAEALADGVVRPVMFMSYSGQMHWRTKAGDEVAARLGEPLTKDMESQAWRTALDPGGEWIPAVLAAADQRLTEVRRQVPDAGGLVIASDQNSARAYAKQLRAITGQAPTVALSDDSGASSRIETFSASNDRWLVAVRMVSEGVDVPRLAVGVYATSASTPLFFAQAVGRFVRSRAKGETASVFLPSVTPLLALAGEMEAARDHVLGKRGRFNEDDLFGSPEDRLLAEANKSESASDDLLGGFEAMESTAEFDKVLFDGGEFGTGAMVGSPEEQEYLGLPGLLEPEQVTALLRQRQNQQIKQQKRQSAAEAQRRANSGVDDARRRAAARKELSKLVGAWARRSGQPHGVVHTELRRVCGGPEVAQATTEQIEGRIQTLRRWFVGRR, from the coding sequence ATGCCGCGCGACTTCCTTGCCGTTGCCACCCCCGGCGCCGGCAAGACCACCTTCGCGCTGCGCATCGCCACCGAATTGCTCACCGCCGCAGACGTACACAAGGTCACCGTCGTTTGCCCCACCGAGCATTTGAAATACCAGTGGGCGGAGGCTGCCGCCCGGGTGGGCATCCGCATCGACCCCTCCTACACCAACTCCCAGGGGGCGCTCGGCTCTCAGTTCGACGGCGTGGCTGTCACCTACGCGCAGGTGGCCGCCAATCCCAATCTGCACCGCGCTCGCACCGACCGCACGCGCACCCTGGTGGTCCTCGATGAGATCCACCACGGCGGCGATGCCCGCAGCTGGGGAGACGCCATCCGGGAGGCCTTCACGCCGGCACGCCGACGCCTGTCTTTGACCGGCACGCCCTTTCGCTCCGACGAGTCCCCGATCCCGTTTGTCACCTACACCGAGGAGGCCGGCGGTATTAAGCGTTCCCGGGCGGACTATTCATACGGCTACGCCGAGGCCCTGGCCGACGGCGTGGTGCGGCCGGTGATGTTCATGAGCTACTCGGGGCAGATGCACTGGCGCACCAAAGCCGGCGATGAGGTCGCCGCCCGGCTGGGCGAGCCGCTGACCAAGGACATGGAGTCCCAGGCCTGGCGCACCGCCCTGGACCCGGGCGGGGAGTGGATCCCCGCTGTGTTGGCCGCCGCCGATCAACGTCTTACCGAGGTGCGGCGCCAGGTACCCGACGCCGGCGGCCTGGTGATCGCCTCGGACCAGAACTCCGCCCGCGCCTACGCGAAGCAGCTGCGTGCCATCACCGGGCAGGCGCCCACCGTGGCGCTGTCGGATGACTCCGGCGCCTCCAGCCGCATCGAGACCTTCTCCGCCTCCAATGACCGTTGGCTGGTGGCGGTGCGCATGGTCTCCGAGGGCGTGGACGTGCCTCGGCTGGCGGTGGGCGTGTACGCCACCTCGGCGTCCACGCCGCTGTTCTTCGCCCAGGCCGTCGGTCGCTTCGTGCGCTCACGTGCCAAGGGGGAGACCGCGAGCGTCTTCCTGCCCTCGGTGACTCCGCTGCTGGCCCTGGCCGGTGAGATGGAGGCCGCCCGTGATCATGTGCTCGGTAAGCGGGGCCGATTCAATGAGGACGACCTATTCGGTTCCCCGGAGGATCGGCTGCTCGCCGAGGCTAACAAGTCCGAGAGCGCCTCGGACGATCTGCTGGGCGGCTTCGAGGCGATGGAGTCCACCGCGGAGTTCGACAAAGTTCTGTTCGACGGCGGCGAGTTCGGCACCGGTGCCATGGTCGGCAGTCCCGAGGAGCAGGAGTACCTGGGGCTGCCCGGGTTGTTGGAGCCCGAGCAGGTAACCGCTTTGCTGCGTCAGCGGCAGAACCAGCAGATCAAGCAGCAAAAGCGCCAGAGCGCCGCCGAGGCGCAGCGGCGCGCCAACTCCGGGGTCGATGACGCCCGTAGGCGCGCCGCTGCCCGCAAGGAGCTGTCCAAGCTGGTGGGGGCCTGGGCGCGCCGCTCCGGGCAGCCCCACGGGGTGGTTCACACCGAGCTGCGCCGCGTCTGCGGCGGCCCGGAGGTCGCCCAGGCCACCACCGAGCAGATCGAGGGGCGCATCCAGACGCTGCGCCGCTGGTTCGTCGGGCGGCGCTGA
- a CDS encoding ROK family protein, whose amino-acid sequence MTAAPGGDDRPPAVDDVLVGVDVGGTKIAAALVAPDGRLLSPVREAPTPAHAGPAVMLDAVARLVVVVTGQHGDGHVPRIVPAAVGIGSAGVIDARRGTVISATEAITGWAGTDIAGGVAQRLWAAGLRGPDGAVPPVHVDNDVNAYAAGEAWIGAGKGVEAALVVAVGTGVGGAIVLNGRVHHGAHFLAGELGHMPAGLAAGERCTCGRLGHLEAVAAGPQIARRYREATGAQEVAGALAVERLATAGDRTARRVYCEAATALGQAIAGVVTVLDPARVIISGGLARSGDLWWGPLRETVRRELVGPAADGLELLPAALGTTAPIIGAAHEAALRRAGA is encoded by the coding sequence ATGACCGCCGCACCCGGAGGGGATGACCGCCCGCCCGCGGTGGACGACGTGCTGGTGGGGGTGGACGTGGGCGGCACCAAGATCGCCGCGGCACTGGTGGCCCCCGATGGCCGGCTCCTGAGCCCAGTACGGGAGGCGCCCACACCCGCCCACGCCGGCCCCGCCGTGATGCTTGACGCCGTCGCCCGCCTAGTCGTGGTGGTCACCGGGCAGCACGGGGACGGCCATGTGCCGCGGATCGTGCCCGCGGCGGTGGGCATCGGCTCGGCCGGTGTGATCGACGCCCGGCGCGGCACGGTTATCTCCGCCACCGAGGCCATCACCGGCTGGGCCGGCACGGACATCGCCGGGGGAGTGGCGCAACGGCTGTGGGCCGCCGGTCTACGAGGACCGGATGGGGCCGTTCCCCCGGTGCACGTCGACAACGACGTCAATGCCTACGCCGCCGGCGAGGCCTGGATCGGGGCCGGGAAGGGCGTCGAGGCCGCGCTAGTGGTTGCGGTCGGCACCGGCGTGGGCGGGGCGATAGTACTCAACGGACGCGTACATCACGGGGCGCACTTTCTGGCGGGGGAGCTGGGACATATGCCCGCAGGCCTGGCCGCGGGGGAGCGCTGCACCTGTGGGCGACTCGGACACCTGGAGGCGGTGGCCGCCGGGCCGCAGATAGCCCGCCGCTACCGGGAGGCCACCGGCGCCCAGGAGGTGGCCGGAGCCCTGGCGGTGGAGCGACTGGCCACCGCCGGGGACCGCACTGCCCGTCGCGTGTATTGCGAGGCCGCCACCGCACTGGGGCAGGCCATCGCCGGTGTCGTCACCGTGCTCGACCCCGCGCGGGTCATCATCTCCGGGGGTCTGGCCCGCTCCGGCGACCTGTGGTGGGGGCCCCTACGCGAGACCGTGCGCCGTGAACTGGTCGGCCCGGCGGCTGACGGCCTTGAACTGCTGCCCGCCGCCCTGGGCACAACCGCGCCCATTATCGGCGCTGCACACGAGGCCGCGCTGCGCCGGGCCGGTGCCTGA